One Aegilops tauschii subsp. strangulata cultivar AL8/78 chromosome 7, Aet v6.0, whole genome shotgun sequence genomic window carries:
- the LOC141027498 gene encoding phospholipase A1 EG1, chloroplastic/mitochondrial-like, whose protein sequence is MAGHVTEGLRSWGCGDWEGLLGLYGPAPALPSYVARYGELVDTCYKASDLDHASRWYLNCKYGKERMLEEVGMVGAWYEVIKYIYAYAAPNVTMPMMEVSTSGRSRWIGYVAVSTDEMPRRLKRRDMLVSFRSTVTPAKWMANFMSSVERARLEPCDPGPDVMVELVFLSLYTPPTRRVASYLRRFKPTSAIAAVPVASVAGMWRQLQGCGGWEGLLGLNDPTPALRS, encoded by the exons ATGGCTGGACATGTGACTGAGGGCCTGCGGAGCTGG GGCTGCGGCGACTGGGAGGGGCTGCTCGGCCTCTATGGCCCGGCGCCGGCGCTGCCGAGCTACGTGGCGCGGTACGGTGAGCTTGTGGACACCTGCTACAAGGCATCCGACCTCGACCATGCGTCGCGCTGGTACCTCAACTGCAAGTACGGCAAAGAGCGGATGTTGGAGGAGGTGGGCATGGTCGGCGCCTGGTACGAGGTGATCAAGTATATCTACGCCTACGCGGCGCCGAACGTGACCATGCCAATGATGGAGGTCTCCACCAGCGGACGCAGCCGGTGGATCGGCTATGTGGCGGTGTCCACCGACGAGATGCCCCGGCGGCTCAAGCGGCGGGACATGCTTGTCTCATTTCGCAGCACCGTCACCCCCGCCAAGTGGATGGCCAACTTCATGAGCTCCGTGGAGCGGGCGCGGCTGGAGCCGTGTGACCCGGGCCCGGACGTCATGGTCGAGTTGGTCTTCCTCAGCCTCTACACTCCGCCGACAAGACGTGTCGCGTCGTACTTGAGACGATTCAAGCCG ACGTCGGCGATCGCGGCGGTGCCGGTGGCGTCCGTCGCGGGCATGTGGAGGCAGCTGCAGGGGTGCGGCGGCTGGGAGGGGCTGCTCGGCCTCAATGACCCGACGCCGGCGCTGCGGAGCTAG